In one Antennarius striatus isolate MH-2024 chromosome 1, ASM4005453v1, whole genome shotgun sequence genomic region, the following are encoded:
- the LOC137608078 gene encoding isocitrate dehydrogenase [NADP], mitochondrial-like: MAAERREWMSTEGRRRVHRALTRRHFIHEVSGYRLTDSVCVCRGVCVCVCVLSLPVIMASYLKSLATVSRNAAAVLSPKPSVFSPAAVCLHHRLQQRKYATGRIKVDQPVVEMDGDEMTRIIWEFIKDKLILPNVDVELKYFDLGLPYRDQTDDQVTIDAAMATKKYNVAVKCATITPDEARVEEFKLKKMWKSPNGTIRNILGGTVFREPILCKNVPRLVPGWTTPITIGRHAFGDQYRATDFVVNKPGKFKITFSPDDGSPEKEWEVYNFTSGGCGMGMYNTDESINGFAHSCFQYAIQKKWPLYMSTKNTILKAYDGRFKDLFQDIFERNYKPEFDKLNIWYEHRLIDDMVAQVLKSSGGFVWACKNYDGDVQSDILAQGFGSLGLMASVLVCPDGKTIEAEAAHGTVTRHYREHQRGRPTSTNPIASIFAWTRGLEHRGKLDGNNDLIKFSQVLEKVCVETVENGVMTKDLAGCIHGLANCKLNEHYVNTTDFLDTIKNNLDKALGK; this comes from the exons ATGGCAGCAGAGCGGCGAGAATGGATGTCAacagaaggaagaagaagagttcaCCGGGCACTGACACGCCGGCACTTCATTCATGAGGTGTCAGGATACCGCCTGActgacagcgtgtgtgtgtgtaggggtgtgtgtgtgtgtgtgtgtgtgttatcacttCCAGTTATCATGGCGTCTTATCTAAAATCGCTGGCTACGGTTTCGAGAAACGCAGCTGCTGTACTTTCACCGAAGCCTAGCGTGTTCTCCCCGGCTGCCGTCTGCCTCCATCACCGCCTCCAGCAGAGGAAAT atgCCACGGGGCGCATCAAGGTGGACCAACCGGTTGTGGAGATGGACGGAGATGAGATGACTCGCATCATATGGGAGTTCATCAAAGACAAG CTCATCCTACCAAACGTCGATGTTGAACTGAAGTACTTTGACCTGGGTCTGCCCTACCGGGACCAGACAGACGACCAGGTCACCATTGACGCCGCTATGGCGACTAAGAAGTACAACGTAGCTGTAAAGTGTGCCACCATCACCCCGGATGAGGCCCGGGTTGAAG agTTCAAGCTGAAGAAGATGTGGAAGAGTCCAAATGGAACCATCAGGAACATCTTGGGCGGTACTGTTTTCCGTGAGCCGATCCTTTGTAAAAACGTCCCTCGCCTTGTTCCCGGATGGACCACACCCATCACTATCGGCAGACATGCGTTCGGCGATCAG TACAGGGCCACTGACTTTGTTGTGAACAAGCCTGGCAAGTTCAAGATTACATTTTCCCCAGACGACGGAAGCCCAGAGAAGGAGTGGGAGGTGTATAACTTTACCTCAGGGGGCTGTGGGATGGGAATGTACAACACGGATGAG TCCATCAATGGATTTGCCCACAGCTGCTTCCAGTATGCCATCCAGAAGAAGTGGCCTCTGTACATGAGCACCAAGAACACCATCCTCAAAGCCTACGATGGCCGTTTCAAAGACCTCTTCCAGGACATCTTTGAGCG GAACTATAAGCCAGAGTTTGACAAGCTGAACATCTGGTATGAGCACCGTCTCATTGATGACATGGTGGCGCAGGTCCTGAAGTCCTCTGGAGGATTTGTTTGGGCCTGCAAGAATTATGATGGAGATGTTCAATCAGACATTTTAGCTCAGG gtttTGGTTCTTTAGGTCTCATGGCGTCAGTACTCGTGTGCCCTGATGGCAAGACTATTGAGGCAGAGGCTGCACACGGCACCGTGACCAGGCACTACCGGGAACACCAAAGG GGAAGACCAACCAGTACAAACCCGATTGCTAGCATCTTCGCTTGGACAAGGGGACTGGAACACCGAGGCAAACTAGATGGAAATAACGACTTGATAAA GTTCTCCCAGGTCTTAGAGAAAGTCTGTGTGGAAACAGTAGAAAATGGAGTGATGACCAAAGACCTCGCAGGTTGCATTCATGGTTTGGCCAA CTGTAAGCTGAATGAACATTATGTCAACACGACAGACTTCCTGGACACCATCAAGAACAACCTGGATAAAGCTTTGGGCAAATGA
- the tmed3 gene encoding transmembrane emp24 domain-containing protein 3, with protein MMPLLELICALLLLLLRVFVVFGTELTFQLPDNDKQCFYEELEKDVKFDIDYQVISGGNYDVDSFVTDPHNNVLYNEKKKQYDSFSHTTAMKGSYKVCFSNEFSTFTDKTVYLEFRHGEERPLLDNMVHATALTQLESSCVAIHETLKVVIMSQTRYRLREAHDRSKAEHLLERVSYWSIAETLFLFVIGVGQVMLLRSFFTEKKGSVSVTT; from the exons ATGATGCCGCTCCTGGAGCTGATCTgtgcgctgctgctgctgctgctgcgtgtGTTCGTGGTGTTTGGGACCGAACTCACATTCCAGCTGCCGGACAACGACAAGCAATGCTTTTacgaggagctggagaaagACGTCAAGTTTGACATAGATTATCAA GTCATTTCAGGAGGAAACTACGACGTGGACTCCTTCGTCACGGATCCCCATAATAATGTCCTGTAtaatgagaagaagaagcagtaCGACAGCTTCTCCCACACCACAGCCATGAAGGGAAGCTACAAGGTCTGCTTCAGCAACGAGTTCTCCACCTTCACGGACAAGACGGTGTACCTGGAGTTCCGTCATGGAGAGGAGAGACCTCTCCTGGACAACATGGTTCATGCTACAGCACTGACTCAG TTGGAGTCATCTTGCGTCGCCATTCATGAGACCTTAAAGGTGGTAATAATGTCGCAGACACGGTACAGACTGAGAGAGGCGCATGATCGCTCAAAAGCAGAGCACCTCCTGGAGCGGGTATCCTATTGGTCCATCGCCGAaaccctcttcctgtttgtcatcGGCGTCGGTCAAGTGATGCTGCTCAGGAGCTTCTTCACGGAGAAGAAAGGCTCCGTGTCGGTGACCACTTAG